In Micromonospora sp. WMMA1363, a genomic segment contains:
- a CDS encoding prepilin peptidase — MDVLAASGLAVAGALAGIPIAAISYAAPAHGRLQVPAGWWRGAPARPAAVLAVSLMAGAAAWLVVWRLPTTIMPAFWAFAVVGVGLAVIDVRRRRLPYALTGTLATVCVICFLVAAAINGNYAALLRAVVAGSATTAALLLIALALPGQLGLGDVALAGAITLSLGWLSWQAAAVGILCGLMIQGFLGVVAKARTRIDSALPMGPALLAGWLSGALLAPIH, encoded by the coding sequence GTGGACGTTCTCGCCGCGAGCGGCCTTGCCGTCGCGGGCGCGCTTGCCGGCATCCCCATCGCCGCCATCTCATACGCCGCGCCGGCTCATGGACGCCTCCAAGTGCCGGCAGGATGGTGGCGCGGCGCGCCCGCACGACCGGCGGCCGTCCTTGCTGTCTCGCTGATGGCCGGAGCGGCAGCCTGGCTCGTGGTCTGGCGGCTTCCGACGACGATCATGCCCGCATTCTGGGCCTTCGCCGTTGTCGGCGTCGGCCTTGCCGTCATCGACGTCCGCAGACGCCGTCTGCCGTACGCCCTGACCGGAACCCTGGCGACCGTCTGCGTAATCTGCTTCCTCGTAGCTGCCGCGATTAATGGGAACTACGCCGCACTCCTGCGAGCGGTCGTGGCCGGGTCGGCCACGACGGCAGCACTACTCCTCATTGCGCTGGCCCTGCCGGGGCAACTCGGCCTCGGTGACGTGGCGCTCGCGGGGGCGATAACGCTCAGTCTCGGCTGGCTGAGCTGGCAAGCCGCGGCCGTCGGAATTCTCTGCGGGCTCATGATCCAAGGCTTCCTGGGTGTCGTCGCCAAGGCTCGAACCCGCATCGACAGCGCGCTACCGATGGGACCTGCCCTCCTCGCAGGCTGGCTCTCGGGAGCTTTGCTCGCGCCGATCCATTAG
- a CDS encoding protein kinase has protein sequence MIEVWDAQWEPDPQFVGLEAVTFICAYHPGGSVYNALMDGHEFGVAGALRICGQMLDALEYLHQGLAYVHRDVKPGNVLLDQARENAVLADLGSAGRIDSHSNTAPDYGGTPLYLAPEAKVTGQVTSRSDLYSIGVVTVEMLAGRFEYETIGFADVDARLAAGKRALDDRRYTLPPWVPPNVRRFVGSLIRVDPTKRPDTARAALRKLNGLRYVDWRRTAGTELLGEWVGTWPPDKIASKRRSYRVQAAEVPRGAHAGEIRLVAHSRTVAGQWRAIRSLDRYADLGDGKALAEFFRQVEAVAQAAPA, from the coding sequence TTGATCGAGGTATGGGACGCCCAATGGGAACCCGATCCGCAGTTTGTCGGGCTGGAGGCTGTGACCTTCATCTGCGCCTACCACCCGGGCGGCAGCGTCTACAACGCGCTCATGGACGGGCACGAGTTCGGTGTCGCCGGCGCGCTGCGGATCTGTGGTCAGATGCTGGACGCTCTGGAGTACCTACACCAGGGCCTCGCGTACGTCCACAGGGACGTGAAGCCCGGCAACGTGCTACTCGACCAGGCACGCGAGAATGCCGTACTTGCCGATCTTGGCTCGGCAGGCAGGATCGACTCGCACAGCAACACGGCGCCTGACTACGGCGGCACACCGCTCTACCTCGCGCCGGAGGCCAAGGTCACGGGGCAGGTGACATCCCGATCCGACCTGTACTCGATCGGCGTCGTGACAGTAGAGATGCTCGCCGGCAGGTTCGAGTACGAGACCATCGGCTTCGCCGACGTGGATGCGCGCCTTGCCGCCGGAAAGCGTGCACTTGACGACCGGCGCTACACGCTTCCACCTTGGGTTCCGCCGAACGTACGAAGGTTCGTCGGCTCGCTCATCCGAGTGGACCCGACGAAGCGGCCCGACACGGCCCGCGCTGCATTGCGGAAGCTCAACGGACTGCGATACGTGGACTGGCGGCGGACCGCGGGAACGGAGCTGCTCGGCGAGTGGGTCGGCACCTGGCCCCCCGACAAGATCGCCTCGAAGCGGCGCAGCTACCGGGTGCAGGCGGCCGAAGTGCCACGTGGCGCCCATGCCGGTGAGATCCGCCTGGTCGCACACTCGCGGACGGTAGCTGGGCAGTGGCGAGCCATCCGCTCCTTGGACCGCTACGCGGATCTTGGAGACGGCAAGGCTCTTGCCGAGTTCTTCAGGCAGGTCGAGGCCGTCGCCCAAGCGGCACCGGCCTGA
- a CDS encoding IS701 family transposase, which yields MVGSWDAGLEELFFRFAHRFERVEPRRRAWAYVRGLLAPLERRNGWTLAEQAGHVSPDGLQGMLCSAAWDRDAVRDDVRDYVVDQIGDAAGVLIADETGFVKKGRASAGVQRQYSGTAGKTENCQIGTFLCYATPRGRALIDRELYLPKSWTGDRDRCRRSAIPDAVGFATKPQQAQAMLERAITAGVPFSWFTADEAYGQNPGLRGWLKDRDIAYVMATRRDDRVPSGLHTTTGVDELIGRVRAGAWQRLSCGDGAHGPRRYDWARLPIRRTFAHGRRGWVLARRSITDPGDIAYYVCFGPRGTRLRDLVRVAGSRWSVEESFQTAKNEVGLDQYQVRRYDAWYAHITLAMAAAAFLVVTRALEAAKGAPPQTSAARSRKVSTFLGRSVQGFVD from the coding sequence GTGGTCGGGTCGTGGGATGCCGGGTTGGAGGAGTTGTTCTTCCGGTTCGCGCATCGGTTTGAGCGGGTGGAGCCGCGGCGGCGGGCATGGGCGTATGTGCGGGGGCTACTGGCACCGTTGGAGCGGCGTAACGGCTGGACCCTCGCGGAGCAGGCTGGGCATGTGTCGCCGGACGGGTTGCAGGGCATGCTGTGCAGCGCGGCGTGGGACCGGGACGCGGTCCGCGATGACGTGCGCGATTACGTGGTGGACCAGATCGGCGATGCGGCCGGGGTGCTCATCGCTGACGAGACGGGGTTCGTCAAGAAGGGCCGTGCGTCGGCGGGGGTCCAACGGCAGTATTCGGGTACGGCGGGCAAGACCGAGAACTGCCAGATCGGCACGTTCCTGTGCTACGCCACGCCGCGGGGTCGGGCGTTGATCGATCGGGAGTTGTACCTGCCCAAGTCGTGGACCGGTGATCGGGACCGGTGCCGGCGCTCGGCGATCCCGGACGCCGTCGGGTTCGCGACCAAGCCGCAGCAGGCGCAGGCCATGCTGGAGCGGGCGATCACCGCGGGGGTGCCGTTTTCGTGGTTCACGGCCGATGAGGCCTACGGGCAGAACCCTGGCCTGCGGGGCTGGTTGAAGGATCGGGACATCGCGTACGTGATGGCCACCCGACGCGACGATCGGGTGCCCTCCGGGCTGCACACCACCACCGGTGTCGACGAGCTGATCGGCAGGGTGCGTGCGGGCGCGTGGCAACGACTGTCGTGTGGTGACGGCGCGCACGGGCCGCGCCGCTACGACTGGGCTCGGCTGCCGATCCGCCGCACCTTTGCCCACGGCCGCCGCGGCTGGGTCCTGGCCCGACGCTCGATCACGGATCCCGGCGACATCGCCTACTACGTCTGCTTCGGCCCCCGCGGCACCCGACTACGCGACCTGGTGCGGGTCGCCGGTAGCCGTTGGTCGGTGGAGGAATCGTTCCAGACCGCGAAGAACGAGGTCGGCCTGGACCAGTACCAGGTCCGCCGCTACGACGCCTGGTACGCCCACATCACCCTCGCGATGGCCGCCGCCGCGTTCCTCGTCGTCACCCGCGCCCTCGAAGCCGCAAAGGGGGCACCACCGCAAACGAGCGCAGCCAGATCCCGGAAGGTGTCAACCTTTTTGGGGCGGTCGGTTCAGGGGTTCGTTGACTGA
- a CDS encoding LacI family DNA-binding transcriptional regulator has product MGYAEKRGDYWRGRYKIERGKYGTISDDDGETIRFRTKREAERAANDEEAKVRAGRRRDPAESRTTFGQYVSRWYAAQDLAASTLQNYKRHIEEHLLPAFEHAVIADITATDVGTWEKEERALGYAESSIKTWRATLHLILADAVDEGLRDANPATRRRGRGKRAGRSRNRGPEKAVTNSLGILLLAERAALLSGRDDEFAAVVLKGYTGMRWGELVGLETQYVRSSGLRVEWQQYELDTGEFHRCPPKDDSHRTLDLPAWLFGLVSEHIARTQPKPCPCHGLKYVFRGYRSANGAPQRPGPKLADVARRAGVSIGTASTVLNHPEKVPETTRAKVEIAAEELGYMRGGGSSGELAAHWRRNSFTTWLFRPAATGWYAKKAPQDARPVPVLADPWPGVPVRGRNATGRADSCWLPIAPRLTPHGLRHTHKTVMVELGTPPKLMDERMGHEDGSVQARYSHVTPEMRQRLVTALTGQWDASLAARREMAPGSPVAALDRLLKARV; this is encoded by the coding sequence TTGGGGTACGCCGAAAAGCGTGGAGACTACTGGCGCGGCCGGTACAAAATCGAGCGCGGAAAGTATGGCACCATCAGTGATGACGATGGTGAAACCATCCGCTTCCGCACCAAGCGGGAGGCTGAGCGCGCGGCCAATGATGAAGAAGCGAAGGTGCGCGCCGGCCGACGCCGCGACCCGGCCGAGAGCCGGACGACCTTCGGGCAGTACGTGAGCCGGTGGTACGCGGCTCAAGACCTGGCCGCATCCACCTTGCAGAACTACAAGCGCCACATTGAGGAGCACCTACTACCCGCGTTCGAGCACGCCGTCATTGCCGATATCACGGCTACCGACGTTGGGACCTGGGAAAAGGAGGAAAGAGCGCTCGGCTATGCCGAGTCGAGTATCAAGACCTGGCGCGCAACCCTCCATCTCATTCTTGCCGACGCGGTAGACGAAGGGTTGCGCGACGCTAACCCGGCCACGCGCCGTCGTGGCAGAGGTAAACGAGCGGGCCGCTCTCGCAATCGCGGTCCCGAGAAAGCAGTTACCAACTCGCTTGGCATTCTGCTGCTTGCCGAGCGGGCGGCACTCCTGTCGGGCCGCGATGATGAATTCGCCGCGGTTGTTCTCAAGGGCTATACGGGAATGCGGTGGGGTGAGCTTGTAGGGCTAGAAACCCAATACGTCCGTTCGAGCGGGCTAAGGGTGGAATGGCAGCAATACGAACTCGACACGGGAGAGTTTCACCGCTGCCCGCCCAAGGACGATTCCCACCGCACGCTTGACTTGCCCGCGTGGCTTTTCGGCTTGGTGTCCGAGCACATCGCCCGCACGCAACCGAAGCCCTGCCCGTGCCATGGGCTCAAGTACGTCTTTCGCGGCTATCGGTCCGCCAACGGTGCGCCGCAGCGGCCAGGGCCAAAGCTCGCGGATGTGGCTCGCCGTGCTGGCGTGTCGATCGGCACCGCCTCTACTGTCCTGAACCACCCGGAGAAGGTGCCGGAGACAACGCGAGCCAAGGTCGAGATTGCGGCCGAGGAATTGGGCTATATGCGGGGCGGCGGCTCATCGGGAGAGTTGGCCGCGCACTGGCGGCGCAACAGCTTCACGACATGGTTGTTCCGCCCGGCGGCTACCGGGTGGTATGCGAAGAAGGCCCCGCAGGATGCTCGCCCGGTGCCAGTGCTCGCGGACCCCTGGCCCGGCGTGCCGGTACGCGGCCGGAACGCCACCGGTCGCGCTGACTCATGTTGGCTGCCGATCGCACCCCGCCTGACGCCACATGGCCTCAGGCACACCCACAAGACGGTCATGGTCGAGCTGGGTACCCCTCCGAAGCTCATGGACGAGCGGATGGGGCATGAGGATGGGTCGGTGCAGGCTCGCTACTCGCACGTCACGCCGGAGATGCGTCAGCGGCTTGTGACGGCGCTCACCGGCCAGTGGGATGCGTCGCTTGCAGCCCGCCGGGAGATGGCCCCGGGCTCGCCCGTGGCAGCGCTTGACCGGCTGTTGAAGGCGCGGGTGTAG
- a CDS encoding winged helix-turn-helix transcriptional regulator encodes MTRAILTALRDGPLRYTRVLHAVSQTSPDVVHSRTLTRTLAHLQSEGLVEHHLDTEAADYRLTRAGTELVDLLAELDRWTQERWPDEDDEGKS; translated from the coding sequence CTGACCCGCGCCATCCTGACCGCCCTCCGAGACGGCCCCCTCCGGTACACCAGGGTGCTCCACGCCGTTTCGCAGACCAGTCCGGACGTCGTCCACTCGCGCACCCTGACCCGCACGCTTGCCCACCTCCAGTCGGAGGGCCTGGTCGAGCACCACCTCGACACCGAGGCCGCCGACTACCGGCTCACCAGGGCCGGTACCGAACTGGTCGACCTCCTGGCCGAACTCGACCGCTGGACCCAAGAACGATGGCCGGACGAGGACGACGAGGGCAAGTCGTAG
- a CDS encoding DUF4326 domain-containing protein, with product MNPHRIQRRRTAGWRMPPNTVYVGRPTKWGNRFGADATSASRTGAVRLFRLWVAEHPDYAGAARAELAGKNLACWCPLDKPCHADVLLTIANPPKENDVTTAPLDPIRPRPDMPADLTPATILRHAARYLELHGWTRNTPDEHTSYPPSRTLDAITIAVYGYPATITDRRNSDPDTAALRDDTIHCLTYFLWQDGRVPEGDYMGALCCSDTEIVSNWNNHTAQTLTDVLDTLHACADDYDRTHITEDQPDICAVVSTTQAA from the coding sequence ATGAACCCTCACCGCATCCAACGCCGCCGCACCGCCGGATGGCGCATGCCCCCCAACACCGTCTACGTCGGGCGGCCCACCAAGTGGGGGAACCGTTTCGGCGCCGACGCCACCTCCGCAAGCAGGACCGGCGCCGTCCGCCTGTTCCGTCTCTGGGTCGCCGAGCACCCCGACTACGCAGGCGCCGCCCGCGCCGAACTGGCCGGCAAGAACCTGGCCTGCTGGTGCCCCCTGGATAAGCCCTGCCACGCCGACGTGCTCCTCACGATCGCCAACCCGCCGAAGGAGAACGACGTGACCACCGCCCCGCTTGACCCGATCCGGCCCCGACCCGACATGCCGGCCGACCTGACCCCGGCCACCATCCTGCGCCACGCCGCCCGCTACCTCGAACTCCACGGCTGGACCCGAAACACCCCCGACGAGCACACCTCATATCCACCGTCCCGCACCCTGGACGCCATCACCATCGCCGTCTACGGCTACCCCGCCACCATCACCGACCGGCGAAACAGCGACCCCGACACCGCCGCCCTACGAGACGACACCATCCACTGCCTGACCTATTTCCTGTGGCAGGACGGCCGCGTCCCCGAAGGCGACTACATGGGCGCGCTCTGCTGCTCCGACACCGAAATCGTCTCCAACTGGAACAACCACACCGCCCAAACCCTGACCGATGTCCTCGACACCCTGCACGCCTGCGCCGACGACTACGACCGCACCCACATCACCGAAGACCAGCCCGACATCTGCGCCGTCGTCTCGACAACGCAGGCCGCCTGA
- a CDS encoding bifunctional DNA primase/polymerase: protein MPEASVLLAAALACAARGWHVFPLRPDHPHADEDEAKRPAFPNRCTAEKCDRADPRCKAAGRHVGWEERATTDPDRIRRAWSHRPYGVGIACGPSGLLVVDLDVPKHPGDTPPPEWAGMRDGVDVLAALAARHGGTIDATYTQTTGRGGSHLFYQHPDTGPKLRNTTGERGGIGWKVDTRAHGGYVVAAGSTVNARPYTIALDCDPCPLPGWLASLLTPVTRPAYRPAAVALPADRYGRYVAAAIRRQVDHLTSAPEGERNNVLFISAAVLGELATGGALTEDDVYAALEPAALSTGLSAREVARTIASGLRAGARHPRHLTAAGRAA, encoded by the coding sequence ATGCCTGAGGCTTCCGTGTTGCTGGCCGCCGCGCTCGCCTGTGCGGCGCGCGGCTGGCACGTGTTTCCCCTGCGTCCCGACCACCCGCACGCGGACGAGGATGAGGCGAAACGGCCCGCGTTCCCGAACCGGTGCACCGCCGAGAAGTGCGACCGCGCCGACCCGCGCTGCAAGGCTGCGGGCCGGCATGTGGGGTGGGAGGAACGCGCCACCACCGACCCCGACCGTATCCGCCGCGCCTGGTCGCACCGCCCGTACGGGGTCGGGATCGCGTGCGGCCCGTCCGGGCTGCTGGTGGTCGACCTGGACGTGCCCAAACATCCCGGCGACACCCCGCCCCCGGAATGGGCCGGCATGCGGGACGGGGTGGACGTACTCGCCGCCCTGGCCGCCCGGCACGGCGGCACCATCGACGCCACCTACACGCAGACCACCGGCCGGGGCGGAAGCCACCTGTTCTACCAGCACCCCGACACCGGACCGAAGCTGCGCAACACCACCGGAGAACGCGGCGGCATCGGCTGGAAGGTCGACACCCGCGCCCACGGCGGCTACGTCGTCGCCGCCGGATCGACCGTCAACGCCCGCCCCTACACCATCGCCCTGGACTGCGACCCCTGCCCGCTGCCCGGATGGCTCGCGTCGCTGCTCACCCCAGTCACGCGGCCCGCCTACCGGCCTGCCGCGGTGGCGCTGCCGGCGGACCGGTACGGCCGGTACGTCGCCGCGGCGATCCGCCGGCAGGTCGACCACCTCACCTCCGCGCCCGAGGGGGAGCGGAACAATGTGCTGTTCATCAGCGCGGCGGTACTCGGTGAACTCGCCACCGGGGGTGCGCTCACCGAGGACGACGTGTACGCCGCGTTGGAACCGGCCGCGCTGTCGACCGGGCTGTCAGCGCGGGAGGTCGCCCGCACGATCGCATCCGGCCTGCGTGCCGGCGCACGCCACCCCCGCCACCTGACCGCCGCAGGGCGGGCCGCATGA
- a CDS encoding cysteine hydrolase yields MTAGQPVLVVTDMQNGFVREQSAHVVPIVVDLVRRWQESGGDVLFTRYFNYPGSPFERFFEWSRLQSSPETDIVPELQPYLGRGTMLDKRIYSPFTIDSEAAFERRGWSTFYFCGIATESCVLKGAVDAFERNLTPWLIADASASHAGAEAHAAGLLVARRFIGPRQVITRADLPAALIGGQPFES; encoded by the coding sequence ATGACGGCAGGTCAGCCGGTGCTCGTGGTGACCGACATGCAGAACGGCTTCGTGCGAGAGCAGTCGGCGCATGTTGTGCCGATCGTTGTCGACCTGGTTCGCCGATGGCAGGAGTCTGGCGGCGACGTTCTTTTCACGCGATACTTCAACTATCCCGGTAGTCCATTCGAGCGTTTTTTCGAGTGGAGCCGGCTCCAGTCTTCCCCTGAGACTGATATTGTGCCTGAGCTGCAACCGTATCTGGGCCGTGGGACGATGCTGGACAAGCGAATTTACAGTCCGTTCACCATCGACAGTGAAGCGGCGTTTGAGCGGCGCGGGTGGAGCACTTTCTACTTCTGCGGGATTGCGACAGAGAGCTGTGTTTTGAAGGGTGCTGTCGATGCCTTCGAGCGCAACCTCACGCCGTGGCTGATTGCCGACGCGTCGGCCAGCCATGCCGGCGCTGAGGCTCATGCCGCAGGGCTCTTGGTGGCCCGCCGCTTCATCGGCCCGCGACAGGTCATCACACGGGCTGACCTTCCTGCCGCGCTCATCGGTGGCCAGCCCTTCGAGAGCTAG
- a CDS encoding GNAT family N-acetyltransferase produces the protein MISDLQITQAQDHDLPDVLAVLDDAAGWLQGQGIDQWPTSFSRDATWRTDRIRAYIRQGLTYLVKDQDGTVLATFTLTAGADPQFAHGWPDGPDAGGYVFRMAVHRSVAGRKIGSQILDWAGREVGKWGRKWLRVDIHRHNPELQRYYERHGFVKVAEVTAPDLSTPGRIRGSGTLMQRPAEIGEVDVTNRYDSHGTAAALIEAATMIMQLRNNPPPPVDNPWNTALEQAARLLETEASRIKQAGGMYHRT, from the coding sequence GTGATATCTGACCTGCAAATCACGCAAGCCCAGGATCACGACCTACCCGATGTCTTAGCCGTTCTTGACGATGCGGCGGGATGGCTACAGGGACAGGGTATCGACCAGTGGCCGACTTCGTTCAGCCGCGATGCGACGTGGCGTACTGACCGCATCCGCGCCTACATCAGGCAGGGCCTCACGTATCTCGTCAAGGACCAGGATGGCACGGTGTTGGCGACTTTCACCCTAACGGCTGGCGCTGATCCTCAGTTCGCCCACGGGTGGCCCGATGGACCTGACGCCGGGGGCTACGTCTTTCGTATGGCGGTTCATCGCTCTGTCGCCGGCAGGAAAATCGGCTCCCAGATCCTTGATTGGGCTGGCCGCGAAGTCGGCAAGTGGGGCCGAAAATGGTTGCGCGTTGATATTCACAGGCACAATCCGGAGTTGCAGAGGTACTACGAACGCCACGGTTTCGTGAAGGTGGCGGAGGTGACGGCCCCTGACCTTTCGACTCCTGGTCGAATTCGTGGCTCCGGTACGCTCATGCAGCGTCCAGCCGAAATCGGGGAGGTAGACGTGACGAATCGATACGACTCACACGGAACCGCTGCGGCACTCATCGAAGCCGCAACCATGATTATGCAACTCCGGAATAACCCACCTCCACCGGTCGACAATCCATGGAACACGGCACTTGAACAGGCTGCGAGGTTACTGGAGACGGAAGCTAGCCGGATCAAGCAGGCGGGCGGTATGTACCACCGGACGTAG
- a CDS encoding DUF6284 family protein, with protein sequence MSFDLDDAGLEGPSVDDLAEIEAEMPLIEAEVLLLDAQIAVLRFGPSEVTRQQVRRARRRVLREACALLAARAVSRDAVPRRDAA encoded by the coding sequence GTGAGCTTCGATTTGGATGATGCCGGCCTTGAGGGGCCGAGCGTCGATGACCTGGCGGAGATCGAGGCGGAGATGCCGCTGATCGAGGCCGAGGTGCTGTTGCTGGACGCGCAGATCGCGGTGCTGCGTTTCGGGCCGAGCGAGGTGACTCGTCAGCAGGTCCGCCGGGCGCGGCGTCGGGTGTTGCGGGAGGCCTGCGCGTTGCTGGCCGCCCGTGCCGTGTCGCGTGATGCCGTGCCGCGTCGTGACGCGGCCTGA
- a CDS encoding GntR family transcriptional regulator, which yields MDTKPRYEQVALSLRARLSSGELRPGDRLPSENQLSAETGVSRDVARKALQLLVNEGLIESLGRQQGYRVRDVQPLTYHATRSELASRRRGATADIWMTDVMEAGRRPAIALSVYMDKPSSEVADLLGVKPNQQVAVRRRLRLVDDQAYAISVAHFPKWAVEKVPSLANPADLQPGPAALLSEAGHEPVRIMDRIRLRMPTPDERDILRIPPGVPVAEHVRAPYDEHGTAVRVTVTVLPGDRWTLEYEVSPRDI from the coding sequence AGACCGCTTACCGTCCGAAAACCAACTCAGTGCAGAGACGGGTGTGAGCCGGGACGTAGCACGGAAGGCACTTCAACTGCTGGTCAATGAGGGCTTGATCGAATCCCTCGGCCGCCAACAGGGGTACCGGGTACGCGATGTTCAGCCGTTGACCTACCACGCGACCCGTTCCGAGCTCGCAAGCCGGCGACGTGGCGCAACAGCCGACATCTGGATGACAGACGTGATGGAGGCGGGGCGGCGGCCCGCGATTGCGCTCAGCGTCTACATGGACAAGCCGTCCAGCGAGGTCGCCGACCTGCTCGGCGTTAAACCGAATCAACAGGTTGCCGTTCGTCGTCGCCTACGGCTTGTCGATGATCAAGCATACGCTATTTCCGTTGCCCACTTCCCTAAGTGGGCGGTCGAAAAGGTACCAAGCCTCGCCAATCCCGCCGATCTGCAACCAGGTCCAGCGGCGCTCCTTTCGGAGGCAGGACATGAGCCGGTAAGAATCATGGACCGAATTCGGCTCAGAATGCCGACGCCCGATGAGCGGGACATTCTGCGGATACCCCCCGGGGTGCCTGTCGCGGAACACGTCCGTGCGCCCTACGACGAACACGGAACGGCAGTCAGGGTAACCGTCACCGTTCTGCCCGGCGACCGCTGGACCCTAGAGTACGAGGTGAGCCCTCGTGATATCTGA